GTGCCCATGTCCTTGATGCCGAGGTCCCGCTTCACGAGCGACTGGCACAGGTCCCCGAGCGGCGCCACCACCGCCGCCACCAGGCCCAGGGCCACGGCGTCGTGGAACGACCACGGGTGGATCTGGCTCACCACCGCGGCGGACAGGACCAGGCACGCCACCATCCCCCCGATCAGGCCCTCCCACGTCTTGTTGGGGCTGATCAGGGGAGCCAGGGGCCGGCGTCCCAGCCGGCTGCCGACGGCGAAGCCGCCGACGTCGTAGGACACCGCCGCGATCAGGGCCCCGAGGAGGAACGCCACCCCGTGCCGGTTCGGGAAGACGTCAGGGTCGAGCAGGAGGCCGGCGTAGGAGCCGAGGAACCCCACCCACATGAAGCCCACCAGGGTGGCGCCGATGTTGCGCAGGGCCCGGGCGTGGACCACTCCCGCCAGGTACCAGAGGAAGCTGAAGACGACCGTGAGGGAGGCCACGAGCGGGAGGGCGGACTCCCCCCGCAGGTAGGCCCCGACCATGACCGCGACCGTGGCGGTGAGCCCGAGAAGGGTGGCGGGCCGGTACCCGGCCCGGCGCAGGACTCCGAAGGCCTCCGCCGCCGCCAGACTGGCGACCGCGGTCGTGAGCCCGAGGGCGGGCCCGGGGCCGGCCTTCAACAGGAGGAGGGCCAGGACGCCCACGCCGATCCCGGTCGCCAC
This genomic window from Acidimicrobiales bacterium contains:
- a CDS encoding phosphatidate cytidylyltransferase; translated protein: VATGIGVGVLALLLLKAGPGPALGLTTAVASLAAAEAFGVLRRAGYRPATLLGLTATVAVMVGAYLRGESALPLVASLTVVFSFLWYLAGVVHARALRNIGATLVGFMWVGFLGSYAGLLLDPDVFPNRHGVAFLLGALIAAVSYDVGGFAVGSRLGRRPLAPLISPNKTWEGLIGGMVACLVLSAAVVSQIHPWSFHDAVALGLVAAVVAPLGDLCQSLVKRDLGIKDMGTLLPGHGGLLDRVDAILFVLPATYYLVRVLGLG